One genomic segment of Pseudonocardia sp. T1-2H includes these proteins:
- a CDS encoding transglutaminase family protein: MTASTAVRPDAPAPPPPPERPAWRWISPIGAGVAVLLAGAPVSAVVQGGTWLGYAVAAVGLVVVLGTAVQRIGRAAVLIAQVLGLLELLTLLFTDSALPGPGAFASAGDLLAEAGSTIDTGTAPVAGSPGILLLTTAAFGLLAVAVHGIAVSADAPAAGGVPLLCVFAVPTALADRLLPWWAVIAAAAGFGVLLVARDGGRRHAPAGVVVVAVAAVVALLVGSTATLVGTGGRFTGNGAGGGGGGSIGLNPFTSLRGQLTRSDPVELFRVTGLPRATYLRALTLREYVPDTGWRASAPQPGVPVAGPLSPNAPPGDTVTVDVENLGFRDYWLPVYGVPRSVTGVDEDRWAYDQSSGTAYSSRPREEDAWQQQAVLPSPSAEQLRAASGPDVVDRAYLDTAGVDPRVSALAAQVTRGARTEFDKAISLVGFFTGPDTQFRYSLETAPGSGDDALVDFLTVGKAGYCEQFASAMAVMLRAVDVPARVAVGFTAGTDTADSRTVTTRDAHAWVEAWFPRYGWTPFDPTPLTDGRTVIPPYVQEAQNAQNAAAQGGQAQELQEDPRPAPSDPARAEPAPPVDTPTPEPTAGQDTGSGALGTVALTLLVALIVLALLGGPVLARTVLRRRRLAAVAAGGPGAAAAAWAEILAESRDRGYPLPRSDTVRTAARRLVREHEFDDGAQDSLRDVVRGVEASWYGGAHPAPGELTNAVRAVCAAIGGTRASLRQRLLPASVVEGIKELGAARREASRERETSRVG; encoded by the coding sequence GTGACCGCCTCCACCGCCGTCCGGCCGGACGCGCCCGCGCCGCCCCCGCCACCGGAGCGGCCGGCCTGGCGCTGGATCTCGCCGATCGGCGCCGGGGTCGCCGTGCTGCTGGCCGGGGCCCCGGTGTCCGCTGTCGTGCAGGGCGGGACGTGGCTCGGGTACGCCGTCGCCGCCGTCGGCCTGGTCGTGGTGCTCGGGACGGCGGTGCAGCGAATCGGCCGGGCCGCGGTGCTGATCGCCCAGGTCCTGGGCCTGCTCGAACTACTCACGCTGCTCTTCACGGACAGTGCGCTCCCCGGTCCCGGCGCGTTCGCCTCGGCGGGGGACCTCCTCGCCGAGGCCGGGAGCACGATCGACACCGGCACCGCGCCCGTGGCCGGGAGCCCCGGGATCCTGCTGCTGACCACCGCCGCGTTCGGCCTGCTCGCCGTCGCCGTGCACGGCATCGCCGTGTCCGCGGACGCCCCCGCCGCCGGCGGCGTGCCCCTGCTCTGCGTCTTCGCGGTGCCCACCGCGCTGGCCGACCGGCTGCTCCCCTGGTGGGCGGTGATCGCGGCGGCCGCCGGGTTCGGGGTCCTGCTCGTGGCCCGGGACGGCGGGAGGCGGCACGCGCCGGCCGGGGTGGTCGTCGTCGCGGTCGCGGCCGTGGTCGCGCTCCTGGTCGGCTCGACGGCGACGCTGGTCGGCACCGGTGGCCGATTCACCGGCAACGGCGCCGGCGGGGGCGGCGGCGGCTCGATCGGGCTCAACCCGTTCACGTCGCTTCGCGGACAGCTCACCCGGTCCGACCCGGTCGAGCTGTTCCGGGTCACCGGCCTCCCCCGGGCCACCTACCTGCGCGCCCTCACCCTCCGGGAGTACGTGCCGGACACCGGCTGGCGGGCGTCCGCGCCGCAGCCGGGCGTGCCGGTCGCCGGGCCGCTGTCGCCGAACGCCCCACCCGGGGACACCGTGACGGTCGACGTGGAGAACCTCGGCTTCCGGGACTACTGGCTGCCGGTCTACGGGGTACCGCGGTCCGTGACGGGCGTCGACGAGGACCGGTGGGCCTACGACCAGAGCAGCGGCACGGCCTACAGCTCCCGCCCGCGGGAGGAGGACGCGTGGCAGCAGCAGGCCGTGCTGCCCAGCCCGAGCGCCGAGCAGCTGCGCGCCGCCTCGGGCCCCGACGTCGTCGACCGTGCGTACCTCGACACCGCCGGCGTCGACCCCCGGGTTTCGGCGCTCGCCGCGCAGGTCACCCGCGGCGCCCGGACGGAGTTCGACAAGGCCATCTCCCTCGTCGGCTTCTTCACCGGCCCCGACACCCAGTTCCGCTACAGCCTGGAGACGGCCCCCGGCAGCGGGGACGACGCGCTGGTGGACTTCCTGACCGTCGGCAAGGCCGGGTACTGCGAGCAGTTCGCGTCCGCGATGGCCGTCATGCTGCGGGCCGTGGACGTGCCTGCGCGTGTCGCGGTCGGGTTCACGGCCGGGACCGACACCGCCGACAGCCGCACGGTCACGACGCGGGACGCGCACGCCTGGGTCGAGGCCTGGTTCCCCCGCTACGGGTGGACGCCGTTCGACCCGACGCCCCTGACGGACGGCCGCACGGTGATCCCGCCGTACGTGCAGGAGGCGCAGAACGCCCAGAACGCCGCCGCGCAGGGAGGCCAGGCCCAGGAGCTGCAGGAGGATCCGCGCCCGGCGCCGTCGGACCCGGCCCGGGCGGAGCCCGCTCCCCCGGTCGACACGCCCACCCCGGAGCCGACGGCCGGGCAGGACACCGGCAGCGGCGCGCTGGGCACGGTCGCGCTGACCCTGCTGGTGGCGCTGATCGTCCTGGCGTTGCTCGGCGGCCCGGTGCTCGCGCGGACGGTCCTGCGGAGACGCCGTCTCGCGGCCGTGGCCGCGGGCGGTCCGGGCGCGGCGGCCGCGGCCTGGGCCGAGATCCTGGCCGAGTCCCGGGACCGGGGCTATCCGCTCCCGCGGAGCGACACGGTGCGCACCGCGGCCCGCAGGCTGGTCCGGGAGCACGAGTTCGACGACGGCGCCCAGGACTCGTTGCGCGACGTCGTCCGCGGGGTGGAGGCGAGCTGGTACGGCGGTGCCCACCCGGCTCCCGGCGAGCTGACGAACGCGGTGCGGGCCGTGTGTGCCGCGATCGGCGGGACGAGGGCGAGCCTGCGGCAGCGGTTGCTCCCGGCGTCCGTCGTGGAGGGGATCAAGGAGCTTGGCGCGGCGCGGCGCGAGGCGTCGCGTGAGCGGGAGACGTCGCGCGTGGGCTGA
- a CDS encoding peptidoglycan D,D-transpeptidase FtsI family protein, which translates to MTYAPPRGRRAGAARSSPSARRPGPSRRPVLRSGRGRNRFRIGRLVLVALLLVSAGKLLLIQTVQAGELTASSAKQSTTKITLAAERGSILDRAGNPLAFSTEAVALVTNPRLLALNKGERAAAYKNEMAQAVAQATGADANALSAGLAQDRGYIVLAPLVDPGVARDLRDRFPEIAEEKRESRQYPAGNLAANVVGSSTWGADARKLTGRAGLESSQDNLLSGTDGYQIVDTASGSDTVIPGSTRAELAAVPGSDLQLTLDSDVQYTVQQQLQDYVAKTRAKGGSAVVLDARTGQVRAMANGRTFDPANIGSADPATLGNAAVSSPFEPGSVNKIVTMAAALENGVAKPDDVLDVPGSIKVADRTVHDAWSHGVEHYTLTGVLAKSSNVGTLMAAQKVGEDHFAEMLSKFGLGQKTNVGLPGESAGLVPARSTWSGSTFGNLPIGQGLSMTALQMAGMYQAVANDGVRIPPRIIEATIAPDGTRTPTAQPEGVRVVSPETARQLRTMLMAVTQKAHGQQGTGYTAQVPGYQVAGKTGTAQQIDPSCGCYASSTYWITFAGMFPQQDPRYVIAIMLDAPQGGTSAAPLFHDMASYIAQKDAIPVSPDPTPIQTLVAP; encoded by the coding sequence ATGACCTACGCCCCGCCCCGCGGCAGGCGGGCGGGGGCGGCGCGCTCGTCGCCCTCGGCACGGCGCCCCGGGCCCTCCCGGCGGCCGGTGCTGCGCTCGGGGCGTGGGCGGAACCGCTTCCGGATCGGCCGGCTCGTGCTGGTCGCGCTGCTGCTCGTCTCGGCGGGCAAGCTGCTGCTGATCCAGACCGTGCAGGCGGGCGAGCTCACCGCGAGCTCGGCCAAGCAGAGCACCACCAAGATCACCCTGGCCGCCGAGCGCGGCTCGATCCTGGACCGGGCGGGCAACCCGCTGGCCTTCAGCACCGAGGCCGTCGCGCTGGTGACGAACCCGCGGCTGCTGGCGCTGAACAAGGGCGAGCGGGCCGCCGCGTACAAGAACGAGATGGCCCAGGCCGTCGCCCAGGCCACCGGCGCGGACGCCAACGCGCTCTCGGCCGGGCTCGCCCAGGACCGCGGCTACATCGTCCTCGCGCCGCTCGTCGACCCCGGCGTGGCCCGGGACCTGCGCGACCGGTTCCCGGAGATCGCCGAGGAGAAGCGGGAGTCCCGCCAGTACCCGGCGGGCAACCTCGCCGCCAACGTGGTCGGCTCGTCGACATGGGGTGCGGACGCCCGGAAGCTGACGGGCCGGGCCGGGCTGGAGTCCTCGCAGGACAACCTGCTGTCCGGGACCGACGGCTACCAGATCGTGGACACCGCGTCCGGCAGCGACACCGTCATCCCCGGCAGCACCCGCGCGGAGCTGGCCGCCGTCCCGGGCTCGGACCTGCAGCTCACGCTGGACTCGGACGTGCAGTACACCGTCCAGCAGCAACTGCAGGACTACGTGGCCAAGACCCGCGCCAAGGGCGGCTCGGCCGTCGTGCTCGACGCGAGGACCGGCCAGGTCCGGGCGATGGCGAACGGCCGGACCTTCGACCCGGCGAACATCGGCTCGGCGGACCCGGCCACGCTCGGCAACGCCGCCGTGTCCAGCCCGTTCGAGCCCGGTTCGGTCAACAAGATCGTGACGATGGCGGCGGCGCTGGAGAACGGCGTCGCCAAGCCGGACGACGTGCTCGACGTGCCCGGCAGCATCAAGGTCGCGGACCGCACCGTGCACGACGCCTGGTCGCACGGCGTCGAGCACTACACGCTGACCGGCGTGTTGGCGAAGTCCTCGAACGTCGGCACCCTGATGGCGGCGCAGAAGGTGGGCGAGGACCACTTCGCCGAGATGCTCTCGAAGTTCGGCCTGGGGCAGAAGACGAACGTCGGTCTGCCAGGCGAGAGCGCCGGGCTGGTGCCGGCCCGCTCCACCTGGTCCGGCTCCACGTTCGGCAACCTGCCGATCGGCCAGGGCCTGTCCATGACCGCCCTGCAGATGGCGGGGATGTACCAGGCCGTCGCGAACGACGGGGTGCGGATCCCGCCGCGGATCATCGAGGCCACGATCGCCCCGGACGGCACCCGCACGCCGACGGCCCAGCCCGAGGGCGTCCGGGTGGTCTCGCCGGAGACGGCGCGGCAGCTTCGGACGATGCTGATGGCCGTGACCCAGAAGGCCCACGGCCAGCAGGGCACCGGCTACACGGCCCAGGTCCCCGGCTACCAGGTCGCGGGGAAGACCGGCACGGCACAGCAGATCGACCCGTCCTGCGGCTGCTACGCCTCGTCGACGTACTGGATCACCTTCGCCGGCATGTTCCCGCAGCAGGACCCGCGGTACGTCATCGCGATCATGCTCGACGCGCCCCAGGGCGGGACGAGCGCGGCGCCGCTGTTCCACGACATGGCGAGCTACATCGCGCAGAAGGACGCCATCCCGGTCAGCCCGGACCCCACCCCGATCCAGACCCTCGTCGCGCCCTGA
- a CDS encoding DUF3040 domain-containing protein yields the protein MPLSEHEQRLLEQIERALYAEDPKFASTVRGGRLRKPSRRRRIQGLAVFTAGLVLLVVGVAVTALREFGPFPIVSVIGFLLMLGGTMLAVSYRGAGDKGSASSDTPAEPDKNRFTGRMEERFRKRFEQE from the coding sequence ATGCCCCTCTCCGAGCACGAGCAGCGCCTGCTCGAACAGATCGAGCGTGCTCTCTACGCCGAGGACCCCAAGTTCGCCTCCACCGTGCGCGGTGGACGGCTGCGCAAACCGAGCCGGCGCCGGCGGATCCAGGGCCTCGCGGTCTTCACCGCGGGCCTGGTCCTGCTCGTCGTCGGCGTCGCCGTGACGGCGCTGCGCGAGTTCGGTCCGTTCCCCATCGTCAGCGTGATCGGCTTCCTGCTGATGCTGGGCGGGACGATGCTCGCGGTCAGCTACCGCGGCGCGGGCGACAAGGGGTCGGCGAGTTCCGACACCCCGGCGGAGCCGGACAAGAACCGCTTCACCGGCCGGATGGAGGAGCGCTTCCGCAAGCGCTTCGAGCAGGAGTGA
- a CDS encoding UDP-N-acetylmuramoyl-L-alanyl-D-glutamate--2,6-diaminopimelate ligase, with amino-acid sequence MPPRPALVRPVDVVALAAAVGAEQHPAGGHPAAVTGVTHRAAEVRPGDLFAALPGARVHGADFAAQALAAGAAAVLTDPAGLTRPGLADAGQDIRVLLHPHPRAVLGALSAEVYGNPTVALDVLGVTGTSGKTTVAHLLEAGLAAGRRSTGLLGTVQTRIGDTSLPSAFTTPEAPDLQALFAVMREQGVTAVAMEVSSHALAMGRVAGTRFAVGAFTNLSQDHLDFHETMESYFAAKARLFLDDEVKAERGVICVDDEWGRKLAGLAPNAITVSTTGPAADWTARDAASDPDGAQHFLAVGPDGEEIPVALQLPGAFNVANALLALACLDAVGVSAAVAAEHFGRLAVPGRMQRVEVGQPFLAVVDYAHKPAAVAALLDALRAQLPGPGARLITVLGCGGDRDRGKRPLMGALAAARSDLLVITDDNPRTEDPAEVRAAMRAGAEAEPGRGDVLEVGDRRAAIAAAVALAKPGDAVVVAGKGHEKGQEIQGVKHPFDDVDELAAAIRAAGG; translated from the coding sequence CTGCCACCGCGCCCCGCGCTGGTCCGTCCGGTCGACGTCGTCGCCCTCGCGGCCGCCGTCGGCGCCGAGCAGCACCCCGCGGGCGGGCACCCCGCCGCCGTCACCGGGGTGACGCACCGGGCCGCGGAGGTCCGCCCCGGTGATCTCTTCGCCGCCCTGCCGGGCGCCCGCGTGCACGGTGCGGACTTCGCCGCCCAGGCCCTCGCCGCCGGTGCCGCCGCCGTCCTCACCGACCCCGCGGGGCTCACCCGCCCCGGGCTCGCGGACGCCGGGCAGGACATCAGGGTGCTGCTGCACCCGCACCCCCGGGCCGTGCTCGGCGCGCTCTCCGCCGAGGTCTACGGGAACCCGACGGTCGCGCTGGACGTCCTGGGCGTCACCGGCACCAGCGGCAAGACGACGGTCGCGCACCTGCTCGAGGCCGGGCTCGCCGCGGGCAGACGCTCCACCGGGTTGCTCGGCACCGTCCAGACCCGGATCGGGGACACCAGCCTGCCCAGCGCCTTCACCACCCCCGAGGCGCCGGACCTGCAGGCGCTGTTCGCGGTGATGCGCGAGCAGGGCGTCACCGCCGTCGCCATGGAGGTGTCCAGCCACGCGCTCGCGATGGGCCGGGTCGCCGGCACCCGCTTCGCCGTGGGCGCCTTCACGAACCTCTCCCAGGACCACCTGGACTTCCACGAGACGATGGAGTCCTACTTCGCGGCGAAGGCCCGCCTCTTCCTCGACGACGAGGTGAAGGCCGAGCGCGGCGTCATCTGCGTCGACGACGAGTGGGGCCGGAAGCTGGCGGGCCTCGCCCCGAACGCGATCACCGTCTCGACGACCGGCCCCGCGGCCGACTGGACCGCCCGCGACGCCGCCTCGGACCCCGACGGCGCCCAGCACTTCCTCGCCGTCGGCCCGGACGGCGAGGAGATCCCGGTCGCGCTGCAGCTCCCCGGCGCCTTCAACGTCGCGAACGCCCTGCTCGCGCTGGCCTGCCTGGACGCCGTCGGGGTGTCCGCGGCCGTCGCCGCCGAGCACTTCGGCCGGCTCGCGGTGCCGGGGAGGATGCAGCGGGTGGAGGTCGGGCAGCCGTTCCTGGCCGTCGTCGACTACGCGCACAAGCCCGCCGCCGTCGCCGCCCTGCTCGACGCGTTGCGCGCCCAGCTGCCGGGCCCCGGCGCCCGGCTGATCACGGTGCTCGGCTGCGGCGGGGACCGGGACCGCGGCAAGCGGCCGCTGATGGGGGCCCTCGCGGCGGCCCGCTCGGACCTGCTGGTGATCACCGACGACAACCCGCGCACCGAGGACCCCGCGGAGGTCCGCGCCGCGATGCGCGCGGGCGCGGAGGCGGAGCCCGGACGCGGGGACGTGCTCGAGGTCGGGGACCGGCGCGCGGCCATCGCGGCCGCCGTCGCGCTCGCGAAGCCCGGGGACGCGGTCGTCGTCGCGGGCAAGGGGCACGAGAAGGGCCAGGAGATCCAGGGCGTCAAGCATCCCTTCGACGACGTCGACGAGCTCGCCGCGGCCATCCGCGCGGCCGGCGGCTGA
- a CDS encoding AAA family ATPase, protein MQRIIVGKPEVVRIALVTLLAEGHLLVEDVPGVGKTSLAKALARSLDCSVSRVQFTPDLLPGDITGMSVYNRQTGEFDFRPGPVFANIVIADEINRASPKTQSALLECMAEHQVTVDGGTYGLASPFMVVATQNPVEMDGTYPLPEAQRDRFTARISVGYPDPAAELAMIDEHAGADPLEQLRPVADARAVRTVVETVRRVHVGPEVRQYCVELVGATRRGAEVRLGASPRATLHLVRAARALAALAGRSYVVPDDVQTIAVPVLAHRLMLSPEAMASRMSAADVVRGLLSRLPVPAPARG, encoded by the coding sequence ATGCAGCGGATCATCGTGGGCAAGCCGGAAGTGGTCCGGATCGCGCTGGTGACGCTGCTCGCCGAGGGGCACCTGCTCGTCGAGGACGTCCCGGGGGTCGGCAAGACCTCGCTCGCCAAGGCGCTGGCGCGTTCGCTGGACTGCTCGGTCAGCCGAGTCCAGTTCACCCCGGACCTGCTGCCCGGCGACATCACCGGAATGTCGGTCTACAACCGGCAGACCGGCGAGTTCGACTTCCGGCCCGGTCCGGTGTTCGCCAACATCGTGATCGCGGACGAGATCAACCGCGCCTCCCCGAAGACACAGTCCGCGCTGCTGGAGTGCATGGCCGAGCACCAGGTCACGGTCGACGGCGGCACCTACGGCCTGGCCAGCCCGTTCATGGTCGTCGCCACGCAGAACCCGGTGGAGATGGACGGCACCTATCCCCTGCCCGAGGCACAGCGGGACCGCTTCACCGCCCGGATCAGCGTCGGCTACCCGGACCCCGCCGCCGAGCTCGCGATGATCGACGAGCACGCGGGCGCCGACCCGCTGGAACAGCTGCGGCCGGTCGCGGACGCCCGCGCGGTGCGCACGGTGGTCGAGACCGTCCGCCGGGTGCACGTCGGGCCGGAGGTGCGGCAGTACTGCGTCGAGCTGGTCGGGGCCACCCGCCGCGGCGCGGAGGTCCGGCTCGGGGCGTCCCCCCGCGCGACCCTGCACCTCGTCCGCGCCGCGCGGGCGCTCGCCGCGCTCGCCGGCCGGTCCTACGTCGTCCCGGACGACGTGCAGACGATCGCCGTCCCGGTGCTCGCGCACCGACTGATGCTCTCCCCCGAGGCGATGGCCTCGCGGATGTCCGCGGCGGACGTCGTCCGCGGGCTGCTCTCCCGGCTGCCCGTCCCGGCCCCGGCCCGGGGCTGA
- a CDS encoding ParA family protein, producing the protein MQVVATLSLKGGVGKTTVALGLAGAALQNGLRTLVVDLDPQANATIALDAAPTTATIADVLDEPRMSVLREAIVPSAWGEGLDVLVGAEQNERHNHPDPGTKQLGRLVRALQRLEEPGWGGIDDIPAEPYQLVIIDCPPSLGQLTRSALTAADRAILVTDPTMFAVSGVQRAFDAVQTERERGNPELQPLGVLINRVRPRNAEHDFRINELRELFGALVFTSVLPDRSAVQQAQGACLPIQAWDTPGAREVAAVFTTLLGRVLRAGRRRSAEENGAGGTDSAAGTGSAADSAPAAEADAEAGASAADA; encoded by the coding sequence GTGCAGGTCGTCGCCACTCTCAGCCTCAAGGGCGGGGTCGGGAAGACCACTGTCGCGCTCGGACTCGCCGGGGCGGCGCTGCAGAACGGGTTGCGCACCCTCGTCGTCGACCTGGATCCGCAGGCCAATGCCACCATCGCGCTCGACGCGGCGCCGACCACCGCCACCATCGCCGACGTGCTCGACGAGCCGCGGATGTCCGTCCTGCGCGAGGCGATCGTGCCCAGCGCGTGGGGCGAGGGCCTCGACGTGCTCGTCGGCGCCGAGCAGAACGAGCGGCACAACCATCCGGACCCGGGCACCAAGCAGCTCGGCCGGCTGGTGCGGGCGCTCCAACGACTCGAGGAACCCGGCTGGGGCGGCATCGACGACATACCCGCGGAGCCCTACCAGCTGGTGATCATCGACTGCCCGCCCTCGCTCGGGCAGCTCACCCGCAGCGCGCTCACCGCGGCGGACCGGGCCATCCTGGTCACCGACCCCACGATGTTCGCGGTCTCCGGCGTCCAGCGGGCCTTCGACGCCGTGCAGACCGAGCGCGAGCGCGGCAACCCGGAGCTCCAGCCGCTCGGCGTGCTGATCAACCGGGTCCGCCCGCGCAACGCCGAGCACGACTTCCGGATCAACGAGCTGCGTGAGCTCTTCGGTGCCCTCGTGTTCACCAGCGTGCTGCCGGACCGCTCGGCCGTGCAGCAGGCCCAGGGCGCATGCCTGCCGATCCAGGCGTGGGACACGCCCGGGGCCCGGGAGGTCGCGGCGGTGTTCACCACGCTGCTGGGCCGGGTGCTGCGGGCGGGGCGACGACGTTCCGCCGAGGAGAACGGCGCCGGTGGGACGGACTCCGCCGCCGGCACGGGCTCTGCTGCCGATTCAGCGCCTGCGGCCGAAGCGGACGCCGAAGCCGGCGCCTCGGCCGCCGACGCCTGA
- the mraZ gene encoding division/cell wall cluster transcriptional repressor MraZ has protein sequence MFLGTYTPKLDDKGRLTLPAKFRDELRGGCMVTKGQDHCLYVFTREAFGEMATKVASAPLTSESARVFQRNLFAGTDEQNPDGQGRIAITPDLRRYAGLTKDCVVIGAFSRVEIWDAQAWQNYQDAHEDEYAKAQEEVLPGLI, from the coding sequence GTGTTCCTCGGCACCTACACCCCGAAGCTGGACGACAAGGGGCGGCTCACGCTGCCCGCGAAATTCCGGGACGAACTGCGGGGCGGGTGCATGGTCACGAAAGGGCAGGATCACTGCCTCTACGTGTTCACCCGCGAGGCCTTCGGCGAGATGGCCACCAAAGTCGCCTCGGCGCCGCTGACGAGCGAGTCGGCGCGAGTCTTCCAACGCAACCTCTTCGCGGGCACCGACGAGCAGAACCCCGACGGACAGGGCCGGATCGCGATCACCCCGGACCTGCGCCGTTACGCGGGGCTCACGAAGGACTGCGTGGTGATCGGCGCGTTCTCGCGCGTCGAGATCTGGGACGCGCAGGCCTGGCAGAACTATCAGGACGCACATGAGGACGAGTACGCGAAGGCGCAGGAGGAGGTTCTGCCCGGACTGATCTAG
- a CDS encoding class I SAM-dependent methyltransferase has product MSTAAEQRPGTTGGAVHRVLDAEVARVRAARPGEPPRVVDVGGGSGSWAVPLAAAGCAVTVVDTSPNALAALERRARDAGVHPLVTPMQGDVDQLTDLVPPDADLVLGHGLLEVVDDPARAVASLIAVAAPGAAVSILAASRNSAVLGRVLLGRLAEARAVLTDPDGRFGPDDALRRRFDGPALSALLEATGELRVEILQGDDVLTGYLPGAVQDGGAATQRTVDELEDLASTVPALREVAARLHVLTRRAGG; this is encoded by the coding sequence GTGAGTACGGCGGCAGAACAACGGCCCGGAACGACCGGCGGCGCGGTGCACCGTGTCCTGGATGCCGAGGTGGCCCGGGTCCGGGCGGCCCGGCCCGGGGAGCCGCCCCGCGTCGTGGACGTGGGCGGGGGCAGCGGCTCGTGGGCGGTCCCGCTCGCTGCGGCCGGCTGCGCGGTCACGGTGGTGGACACCAGCCCGAACGCGCTGGCGGCGCTCGAACGCCGGGCGCGGGACGCGGGCGTGCACCCGCTGGTGACGCCGATGCAGGGCGACGTGGACCAGCTCACCGACCTCGTGCCCCCGGACGCGGACCTCGTGCTCGGTCACGGGCTGCTCGAGGTGGTCGACGACCCGGCCCGCGCCGTCGCCTCGCTGATCGCGGTGGCCGCTCCGGGCGCCGCCGTCTCGATCCTCGCGGCCTCCCGCAACTCCGCGGTGCTGGGCCGGGTGCTCCTGGGCCGGTTGGCCGAGGCCCGAGCGGTGCTCACGGACCCGGACGGTCGGTTCGGGCCGGACGACGCCCTGCGCCGCCGTTTCGACGGCCCGGCCCTGAGCGCGCTGCTCGAGGCGACCGGCGAGCTCCGGGTCGAGATCCTGCAGGGCGACGACGTCCTCACCGGCTACCTCCCCGGCGCAGTGCAGGACGGAGGGGCGGCCACGCAGCGGACGGTCGACGAGCTCGAGGACCTCGCGTCGACGGTGCCCGCACTGCGCGAGGTCGCGGCCCGGCTGCACGTCCTCACCCGGCGCGCGGGCGGCTGA
- a CDS encoding DUF58 domain-containing protein: MFGRDRPSGLTTRGRCLLAGGIATAVCAVVLDERDLLRIGLFVCLLPVVSLLLALRTRRSVKASRSVAPDRVSAGSATRVALALRGGPVPGPLRLTDAVPDAAGAVRDAPPRFTVHRLGSGGATVTYPLRPLLRGAHRIGPLACRATDALGLVELTSELLPADRLLVLPRVAVLRGVPAALGGGEGTPGAAVAHQGQGSPDVLIRGYRHGDELRRVHWKSTARHDELMVRLEERPWRGGITVLLDRRDDAHRGHGPGSSLEFAVSMAASVGVHLIRRGEPVELVTENGTSLQASDGVDALLDGLAVLRPVSSPSLAGPPLATADDLVAVLGALAPGDAETLAERRPAGGYAILLDVATWDRGGSTAAASAAVLRRMGWHVTVVAAGTGVERVWDAVVAAERVRVS, translated from the coding sequence GTGTTCGGGCGCGACCGCCCGTCCGGGCTGACCACCAGGGGACGCTGCCTGCTCGCCGGCGGGATCGCGACCGCCGTCTGCGCGGTCGTCCTGGACGAGCGGGACCTGCTCCGGATCGGGCTGTTCGTCTGCCTGCTCCCGGTCGTGTCCCTGCTCCTGGCGCTGCGCACGCGCCGCTCGGTGAAGGCCTCGCGCTCGGTGGCGCCGGACCGCGTCTCCGCCGGCTCGGCCACCCGGGTGGCGCTGGCGCTGCGCGGCGGCCCGGTGCCCGGGCCGCTGCGGCTCACGGACGCGGTCCCGGACGCCGCCGGTGCGGTCCGGGACGCCCCGCCCCGCTTCACGGTGCACCGCCTCGGCTCCGGCGGTGCCACCGTCACCTATCCCTTGCGGCCCCTGCTCCGCGGCGCGCACCGGATCGGCCCGCTGGCCTGCCGCGCGACGGACGCGCTCGGCCTCGTCGAGCTGACGAGCGAGCTCCTGCCCGCGGACCGGCTGCTCGTGCTGCCCCGGGTCGCCGTGCTGCGCGGGGTGCCCGCGGCGCTCGGCGGCGGGGAGGGCACGCCCGGGGCCGCCGTCGCCCACCAGGGCCAGGGCTCCCCGGACGTGCTGATCCGCGGCTACCGCCACGGTGACGAGCTGCGCAGGGTGCACTGGAAGAGCACGGCCCGGCACGACGAGCTGATGGTCCGGCTCGAGGAACGGCCGTGGCGCGGCGGCATCACCGTCCTGCTGGACCGCCGGGACGACGCGCACCGCGGGCACGGCCCGGGATCGAGCCTGGAGTTCGCGGTCAGCATGGCGGCGAGCGTCGGCGTGCACCTGATCCGCCGCGGCGAGCCGGTCGAGCTGGTCACCGAGAACGGCACGTCGCTCCAGGCGTCGGACGGCGTCGACGCGCTGCTCGACGGGCTCGCGGTCCTGCGTCCGGTCTCGTCGCCGTCGCTGGCCGGGCCGCCGCTCGCCACGGCGGACGACCTCGTCGCGGTTCTGGGCGCGCTCGCGCCGGGGGACGCGGAGACCCTGGCGGAGCGCCGGCCGGCGGGTGGCTACGCGATCCTCCTGGACGTCGCGACGTGGGACCGGGGCGGCTCGACCGCCGCCGCGTCGGCGGCGGTGCTGCGCCGGATGGGCTGGCACGTCACCGTGGTGGCGGCGGGCACCGGCGTCGAGCGGGTGTGGGACGCGGTCGTCGCCGCGGAGCGGGTGCGGGTCTCGTGA